DNA from Rubripirellula lacrimiformis:
CACCGACATGATCAAGGCTGGTGTCATCGACCCGGTCAAGGTTGTTCGCACGGCATTGTCCAACGCAGCCAGCATCGCTGGCCTGTTGTTGACCACCGAAGCCTTGGTGACCAACTACGACAAAGAAGACAAAGAGAAGCGAGCTCCCGAAGGCGTGATCTCGTAAGACTTGTTTGAACATGGTCGATCGCTGAACCTCAGCGATCGACCGAGACACATTCCGGGGGCGACCTGCCCCCGGCATTTGGATGGAATCATCGATCAAAGCCCCAGCGGGGCGATACGGACACCGACCGGGAAAGCTCCCTCGATCGTGTCGCCCCGCTGGGGCTTTGATTCGTTTGCACGATACGGTGCGGGCTTGATTGTCCCACACAACTCTCTTTCGTCCCTGTGGGGGCTGGTGACTGGAAACGCATGGCCGAAAAGACCTGCTATTACGAAATACTGCGCATCGAACGGACGGCCCAAAAGACCGACATCGATCGCGCCTATCGCAAACTAGCGATCAAGTACCATCCCGACCAAAATCGCGACGATGATACGGCGGTCGCTAAGTTCAAAGAAGCGACCGAAGCCTACGAAGTCCTCTCGGATGCCGAAAAACGGCAGCGTTATGACCAGCACGGCCACGCCGGTGTCGATAGCGTTCACCAGTACGGCGATGTCGAAGATATCTTTGACGCCTTCGGTGACCTGTTTGGCGGCGGGATGTTTGGCGATCTGTTCGGCAATCGTGGTGGTGGCCGTGGCGGCCGACGCCGGGTTCGCCGCGGTGCAGACATCCGCTGCAACGTAACACTGACGTTGGAAGAAGCGGCTCGCGGCGTTCGCAAGGACATCTCGTTCCGCCGGCGGGTGCAGTGCGAAACCTGCGATGGCAGCGGCGCCGCCCCCGGCAGCCAGCCGACCACCTGCGGGACTTGCGGCGGGCACGGCCAGGTGATCCAGTCGGCCGGAATCCTGCGTGTCCAAACCGCATGCCCGGATTGTCGCGGCAGCGGAAAAACCATCGGGCAACCCTGTGGCGATTGCCGTGGAACGGGCCTGGAAAACAAGAAGGCCGAACTGACCGTTACGATCCCCGCCGGTGTTGACGACGGGATGCGAGTTCGCGTGCAGGGTGAAGGCGAAGCCAGCCCCGATGGTGGCCCGGTGGGCGACTGCTATGTCTTCGTAACGGTAAAGCCGCACGAACTGTTCAAACGTGACGGCAGCGATTTGATCCTGCAGTTGCCGATCTCCTACACACAGGCAGCCCTGGGGGCAGAGATCGATGTGCCAACCTTGGACGGTCCCCAATCGCTGCGGATCGAACGTGGAACGCAAAGTGGCGAGGTCTTTACGCTGCGAGGCAAAGGCGTCGTCGATCCCCGTGGCGGTCGCGCCGGTGACCTGTTGGTGCAAGTGTTTGTCGAGGTCCCCAAGAAACTCAACGCGGAACAGGAACGGCTGTTGCGAGAATTGGCGGAACTGGACCACCAATCGGTTCTGCCGCACCGGACTAGCTTCCTGGACAAACTGAAAACCTTTTTCGATTCCGAAACGGAGAGCTGATCGCGCCATC
Protein-coding regions in this window:
- the dnaJ gene encoding molecular chaperone DnaJ, with product MAEKTCYYEILRIERTAQKTDIDRAYRKLAIKYHPDQNRDDDTAVAKFKEATEAYEVLSDAEKRQRYDQHGHAGVDSVHQYGDVEDIFDAFGDLFGGGMFGDLFGNRGGGRGGRRRVRRGADIRCNVTLTLEEAARGVRKDISFRRRVQCETCDGSGAAPGSQPTTCGTCGGHGQVIQSAGILRVQTACPDCRGSGKTIGQPCGDCRGTGLENKKAELTVTIPAGVDDGMRVRVQGEGEASPDGGPVGDCYVFVTVKPHELFKRDGSDLILQLPISYTQAALGAEIDVPTLDGPQSLRIERGTQSGEVFTLRGKGVVDPRGGRAGDLLVQVFVEVPKKLNAEQERLLRELAELDHQSVLPHRTSFLDKLKTFFDSETES